The genomic interval CAGGTGACCACGTCGGTTACCGAAATTGCTGCCACGTCCAAGCAACAGCAGGCCACTGCCACCGAAACGGCAGCTACCACCACCGAAATCGGCGCCACCTCGCGGGAAATTGCGGCCACTTCACGTGATCTGGTGCGGACCATGACCGAAGTCACCTCCGCCGCTGATCAGGCTTCCAGCCTGGCCGGCTCCGGCCAGCAGGGGCTGGCGCGCATGGAAGAGACCATGCATCAGGTGATGGGCGCCGCCGACCTGGTCAACGCCAAGCTCGGTATCCTCAACGAGAAGGCCAGCAACATCACTCAGATGGTGGTAACCATCGTCAAGGTTGCCGACCAGACCAACCTGCTGTCGCTGAACGCCGCCATCGAAGCGGAAAAGGCCGGCGAGTACGGCCGTGGCTTTGCTGTGGTGGCCACCGAAGTGCGCCGCCTTGCCGACCAGACCGCCGTGGCCACCTACGACATCGAGCAGATGGTGCGTGAAATCCAGTCGGCGGTATCGGCCGGGGTCATGGGCATGGACAAGTTCTCCGAAGAAGTACGCCGTGGCATGTTCGAAGTGCAGCAGGTGGGCGAGCAGCTCAGCCAGATCATTCACCAGGTGCAGGCCTTGGCGCCGCGCGTGCTGATGGTCAACGAAGGCATGCAGGCCCAGGCCACCGGTGCCGAGCAGATCAACCAGGCGCTGGCCCAGCTCAGCGATGCCAGTACCCAGACCGTCGAGTCGCTGCGCCAGGCCAGTTTTGCCATCGATGAACTGAGCCAGGTGGCCGCCGGCCTGCGTGGCGGCGTGTCGCGTTTCAAAGTCTGACCGCGATGAACGACTTGCAACCGCGCGCCGCACCCGTGCACAACGTCAAGGGTGAGTTGTACCTGCAGTTTCGCCTCAGGGAGCAGCGCTTTGCCCTGAGCGTACACGAGGTGATCGAGGTGCTGCCGCGCCAGCCGCTCAAGCCGATTGCCCAGGCACCTGCCTGGGTCGCGGGCATCCTCGCCCATCGCGGCCAACTGGTCCCGGTGATCGACCTTGCCGCGCTGAGTTTTGGCCAACCTGCGGCGCAACGCACCAGTACGCGCCTGGTGCTGGTGCACTACCGTGGCAGCCTGCAGCTTGGCCTGATCCTGGAACAGGCCACTGAAACCCTGCGTTGCCAACCCGACGAGTTCCAGCCCTATGGCGTGGACACGGGCGAAGCGCCATATCTGGGCCCGGTGCGCCAGGATGCTCTGGGCCTGCTGCAGCGCATCGAAGTCAATGACCTGCTGACCGACGCCGTGCACCAATTGCTGTACACGCAAGACCCGACAGGGATGCTTACATGAACGAGCAGCGTTTTTTCCGCTTCCTGCGTGAGCGTATCGGCCTGGACGTGGAGTCGGTGGGCGCGCCCATGGTCGAACGCGCACTGCGCCAGCGTTGCGTTGCCGTGGGCGCGGCGGACCTGGAAGATTACTGGCTGCGTCTGCAGCAGTCGACGGATGAGCAACAAGCGCTGATCGAAGCGGTGATCGTCCCGGAAACCTGGTTTTTCCGATATCCCGAATCCTTCACGGCACTGGGCAGCCTGGCCCACAAACGCCAGGCCCAACTGGCGGGCGCGCGGCCACTGCGATTGCTCAGCCTGCCTTGCTCAACCGGCGAGGAACCCTATTCGCTGGCCATGGCCTTGCTCGACGCCGGCATGGCGCCGGGCGCATTCATCATTGATGGCATGGACATCAGCCCCAACTCGGTAGCCAAGGCCGGGCAGGCTGTGTATGGCCGCAATGCTTTCCGTGGCAGCGAACTGGGCTTTCGCGAACGCTATTTCGATGCGCTGGACGAAGGCCACCGCCTGCATGAACGGGTACGTCAGCAGGTCAGCCTGCAGGTGGGCAATGTGCTTGACCCGGCGTTGGCCAGCCGCGATGGGCTGTATGACTTCGTGTTCTGCCGCAATCTGTTGATCTATTTCGACGTGCCTACCCAACAGCGTGTGTTCGAAGTGCTCAAGCGCCTGTTGCATCCACAGGGTGTGCTGTTCATCGGCCCGGCCGAAGGCAGCTTGTTGGCGCGCCTGGGCATGCGTCCGCTAGGGATCGCCCAGTCGTTTGCCTATGTGCGCCAGCAAGGTAACAGCACCCCGTTGCCGGCGACACCCGCCCAGCCCGCGAGGCGGACGCTGGCGACTTTACCCGCATCAGGTTATCCGCCGCCCGGCGTGCCGATGCGGCGCCCGCTGCGGGTGCTGCCGGCGGTGACCCGTCCTGCGCCAGCCCGTGAGCACAAGCCCGAGGCCGCCAGCGAGTTGCTGGCCAGCATTGCCCGGCTGGCCAATGCCGGCGCCAGCGAACAGGCGCGTGAAGAATGCCAGCGCTACCTGAAGCAGTATCCGCCGTCCGCCCAGGTGTACTACTGGCTGGGGCTGCTCAGTGATACCGAGGGCGATGCGCAGCAGGCGCTGACCCACTATCGCAAGGCCCTGTACCTGGAACCACAGCACCCCGAAGCGCTGGTGCACCTGGCCGCCTTGCTGGCGGCCCAGGGCGATCTGGCCGGCGCCCGGCGCCTGCAGGATCGCGCAGTGCGGGCTGGTCGGGAGCCTGAACGATGAACACTGAATCCGCGTTGCAACTGCTCGCCGAGGATGACGCGCACATCGACGACTGCTGGAACCGTATTGGCGTGCACGGCGACAAGCAGTGCCCGCTGCTGGAGCGGCATGTTCATTGCCGCAATTGCGAGGTGTATGCCGCTGCGGCTACGCGTTTGCTCGACCGCTATGCGCTGATGCCGGATCACCAGGCAGCAGCGGTACAACAGGTCGAAGAAAACACCGGCCGCTCCATGCTGCTATTTCGACTGGGCGAAGAATGGCTGGCGCTGGCCACTGCCAGCCTGGCCGAAATCGCCCCGCTACAGGCTGTGCATTCGCTGCCGCACCAGCGCTCGCGGCTGCTGCAGGGGGTTGCCAATGTCCGCGGTGCGTTGGTCCCATGCCTGTCGCTGGCTGATTTGCTGGGTGTGCAGGCCGGCACCGCCGAGCAACGGAGCGGTCGGGCCATGCCCCGCATGCTGATTCTGGCTGCCGCAGGTGGGCCTGTAGTGATGGCCGTCGAGGAAATCGACGGTATTCACCGGCTCGACCCATTGCTGCTGGGCAGCGGCCAGGACGCCTCACGCTTCACCGCTGCTGTCCTGCAGTGGCGCGGCCGCAGCGTGCGGGTGCTGGACGATCAACACCTACTGTCTGCCGTGCAGCGGAGCCTGTCATGACCCCAGAGCAAATGCGCGACGCATCGTTGCTCGAACTGTTCAGCCTGGAGGCCGAGGCGCAGACCCAGGTGCTGAGTGCTGGCTTGATGGCACTGGAACGCAACCCCACCCAGGCCGACCAGCTTGAGGCGTGCATGCGTGCCGCTCACTCGCTCAAGGGGGCCGCGCGCATCGTCGGGGTGGATGCTGGTGTCAGCGTTGCCCACGTCATGGAAGATTGCCTGGTGGCGGCGCAGGAAGGTCGGCTGCGGCTGACCGCCGAGCACATTGACACACTGTTGCAGGGGACCGACCTGCTGATGCGTATCGCCACGCCAGGCGATGCCGCGGCGCAGGCGACCTTGCCGGTGTTTCTTGCGCAGATGGCCAGCCTGCTCGACCCGGGCGCTGCGATGCCTGCACCGCCGCTGGCTGCACCCGTGGTCCCAGAGCCGCCGTTGGCAAGCTTGCCGTCTGCCCCCCCGGTATTGCCAGCCGAACCGCCGGAGCCAGAGGCAGAGCCCGAGCCGATTCTGCAGCGCAAGGCTGGCAAGCGCGCAGGCGAAGGTGCCGAGCGGGTACTGCGTGTCACCGCCGACCGCCTCAATAGTCTGCTCGACCTGTCCAGCAAGTCGCTGGTGGAAACCCAGCGGCTCAAGCCTTACCTGGCCACCCTGCAACGCCTCAAACGCATGCACGGCCAAGGCATGCAGGCGCTCGACGGCTTGCGCCTGCAACTCGAGGACAGTGGCCAGAGCAGCGAGGTGCTCGAAGCCCTGGCGCAAACCCAGCGTCTGCTGGCGGAAACCCAGCAGATCCTGCAGCAGCAGGCGGCCGACCTGGACGAGTTCGGCTGGCAGGCCAGCCAGCGTGCGCAGTTGCTGTATGACACGGCCCTGGCTTGCCGCATGCGGCCGTTTGCCGACGTGCTGACCGGGCAGAGCCGCATGGTCCGCGACCTGGGCCGTTCGCTGGGCAAGCCGGTGAGGTTGGTGGTGGAAGGGGAGAAAACCCAGGTCGATCGCGATGTACTGGAAAAGCTCGAAGCACCGCTGACGCACCTGTTGCGCAATGCCGTCGACCACGGCATCGAATTGCCCCAGCGGCGCCTGCTGGCGGGCAAGCCCGACGAAGGCGTGATCCGCCTGCGGGCTTCGCACCAGGCCGGCATGCTCAGCCTGGAGCTGATCGACGATGGCGCCGGTATCGACCTGGAGCGCCTGCGCAGCAGCATCGTCGAGCGTGCCCTGTCGCCCGCCGACACTGTGGCGCGCATGAGCGAGGCGGAACTGCTGACGTTCCTGTTCCTGCCTGGTTTCAGCCTGCGCGACACGGTCACCGAGGTGTCCGGGCGCGGTGTGGGGCTGGATGCGGTGCAGCACATGATCCGCGAGCTGCGCGGCTCGATAGAACTGACCCAGGTGGCGGGGCAGGGCTGCCGCTTCCACCTGCAGGTACCGCTGACCTTGTCGGTGGTACGTAGCCTGGTTGTCGAGGTGGGCGGTGAAGCCTACGCCTTCCCGCTGGCCCATATCGAACGCACGCTGGAGGTGACCGCCGAGCAGATCGTACAGATCGAAGGGCGCCAGCATTTCTGGCATGAAGGCCGGCATATCGGCCTGGTGGCAGCCAGCCAGTTGCTCAACCGCCCGGCCGGGCAAAGCGACGAAGCCAGCCTGCGCGTGGTGGTGATCCGCGAGCGCGAGCAACTGTATGGCGTGGCCGTGGAGCGGCTGGTGGGCGAGCGGGTGCTGGTGGTGATGCCACTCGACCCACGGCTGGGCAAGGTGCAGGACATTTCCTCTGGCGCTTTGCTCGATGATGGCTCGGTGGTACTGATCGTCGATGTCGAAGACTTGCTGCGCTCGGTGGAAAAACTGCTCAGCACCGGCAGCCTGGAACGCGTCGAGCGCGGCAGCAGCGGTGCCCGCGGCGTGGTCCGTAAACGCATCCTGGTGGTCGACGACTCGCTGACCGTGCGCGAGCTGCAGCGCAAGCTGCTGGGCAACCGCGGCTACGATGTGGCGGTGGCGGTAGATGGCATGGACGGCTGGAACGCCCTGCGCGGCGAGGACTTCGACCTGCTGATCACCGACATCGACATGCCGCGCATGGACGGCATCGAGCTGGTCACCCTGGTTCGCCGCGACCAGCGCCTGCAGTCGCTGCCGGTAATGGTGGTGTCCTATAAAGACCGTGAGGAAGACCGACGGCGTGGCCTGGATGCAGGCGCCGACTACTATTTGGCAAAGGCCAGTTTCCACGACGATGCGTTGCTGGATGCTGTGGTGGAGCTGATCGGAGGTGCTCAGGGATGAAGATCGCCATCGTCAATGACATGCCCATGGCCGTCGAGGCGCTGCGCCGGGCGGTCGCCCTGGAGCCTGCTCACCAGGTGGTGTGGGTGGCCAGCAACGGCGCCGAGGCGGTGCAGCGCTGCGCCGAGCAATTGCCGGACCTGATCCTGATGGACCTGATCATGCCGGTAATGGACGGCGTGGAGGCCACCCGGCGGATCATGGCCGAAACCCCGTGCGCCATCGTCATCGTCACGGTGGACCGCAAACAGAATGTGCACAGGGTGTTCGAGGCCATGGGACATGGTGCCCTCGACGTGGTCGATACCCCGGCGCTGGGCGCTGGCGATGCCCGCGAAGCGGCGGCACCGCTGCTGCGCAAGATCCTCAATATCGGCTGGTTGGTCGGCCAGCAGCGCAGCCCTGCCGCAAAGCCGGTTGCCGCGCCCGTGCGCGAGGCTTCCCAGCGTCGCGGGCTGGTGGCGATCGGCTCGTCTGCGGGTGGCCCGGCGGCCCTCGAAGTGCTGCTCAAGGGTTTGCCGGCAGCGTTTCCGGCGGCCATCGTGCTGGTCCAGCATGTGGACCAGGTGTTTGCCGCAGGGATGGCCGAATGGCTCAGCAGCGCAGCAGGCCTGCCGGTGCGCCTGGCCCGCGAAGGCGAGCCGCCGCAGCCGGGCCAGGTGTTGCTGGCAGGCACCAACCACCACATTCGCCTGCTACAGAATGGCCAACTGGCCTACACTGCCGAGCCTGTCAATGAAATCTATCGGCCATCGATCGATGTGTTCTTCGAAAGCGTGGCACGTTACTGGAATGGCGATGCGGTGGGCGTGCTGCTCACCGGTATGGGCCGCGACGGCGCCCAGGGCCTGAAGCTGATGCGTCAGCAGGGCTTTCTGACCATTGCCCAGGACCAGGCCAGCAGCGCAGTGTACGGCATGCCCAAGGCTGCTGCGGCCATTGATGCCGCGGTGGAAATTCGCCCGCTTGAACGCATCGCCGGGCGCTTGATGGACTTTTTCGCAAAATGACGAAATGTAATGAATCACGCCGCCAGGCCGGCAGTGATCGGGTGAACAGGTATGAATGAATTACCGATCGAGGGTTTTCCCACCACCAACGAGAACTCGGCGATGGTGCTGCTGGTCGACGACCAGGCCATGATCGGCGAGGCGGTGCGGCGGGGGCTGGCCAATGAAGACAACATCGACTTCCACTTCTGTGCCGATCCGCACCAGGCGGTGCTACAGGCCATGCGCATCAAGCCCACGGTAATCCTCCAGGACCTGATCATGCCTGGTCTTGACGGTCTGACCCTGGTGCGCGAATACCGCAACAACCCGGCCACTCAGGACATCCCGATCATCGTCCTGTCGACCAAGGAAGATCCGCTGGTGAAGAGCGCGGCGTTTGCCGCCGGGGCCAACGACTATCTGGTCAAGCTGCCGGATACCATCGAACTGGTCGCGCGTATTCGCTACCACTCACGCTCCTACCTCACGCTGTTGCAACGCGACGAGGCCTACCGCGCCTTGCGCGTCAGCCAGCAGCAACTGCTCGATTCCAACCTGATGCTGCAGCGGCTGATGAACTCCGATGGCCTGACCGGGCTGTCCAATCGCCGCCACTTCGACGAGTACCTGGAGCTGGAATGGCGCCGCGCCATGCGGGAACAGCAGCAGCTGTCGTTGCTGATGATCGATGTGGATTATTTCAAGGCCTACAACGACAGCTTCGGTCACCTTGCCGGCGACGAGGCTTTGCGTCAGGTAGCCGAGGCGATCCGTGGCTCGTGCTCGCGGCCGACCGACCTGCCGGCCCGCTATGGTGGCGAGGAGTTTGCGCTGGTGCTGCCCAATACGTCGCCCGGCGGGGCACGCCTGGTGGCCGAGAAGCTGCGCCAGACCGTGCTGGCCCTGGGCATCCCGCACACCGCTCCGGCTGCCGATGCCCGCCTGACCGTGAGCATTGGCCTGGCCACCCAGACCCCGGCCGTCGGCAGCCACTGCCGGCTGTTGATCTCGGCGGCGGACAAAGGCTTGTACCAGGCCAAGAACAGCGGGCGTAACCAGGTTGGCATTGCCTGACGGCAGGTACGCCGCTGCCATGGGGTAAATACGGCGCTCCGGTCGCCCGGCGGGTCTGCCGTCGTGCAGCGGACTCGGTTATACTCGCAGGCTTTTCACCGAATTCGCACGAGTAGCCAGCCCATGGAAATCCAACCGATCCTGAACACCATCAAGGACCTCACCGAGCGTTCCCAGTCCATTCGGGGGTATCTTTGACTACGATCACAAGCATGACCGCCTGATCGAAGTCAACCGCGAGCTGGAAGACCCCAACGTCTGGAACAAGCCCGAGTACGCCCAGGCCCTGGGCCGCGAGCGTGCCATGCTGGCACAGGTCGTCGAGACCCTGGACAAGTTGTCCAATGGCCTGTCCGACTGCAAGGACCTGCTCGACATGGCTGTCGAGGAAGAGGACGAAAGCGCTGTCAGCGACGTCGAGACCGAGCTGCAGGGCCTGGAAGAGTCCCTGGCGCAGCTTGAGTTCCGTCGCATGTTCAGCGGCGAAATGGACATGAACAACGCCTACCTGGATATCCAGGCCGGCTCCGGCGGTACCGAGGCGCAGGACTGGGCCAACATCCTGCTGCGCATGTACCTGCGCTGGGCCGACAAGCGTGGTTTTGACGCCACCATCATCGAGCTTTCCGAAGGTGAAGTCGCCGGCATCAAGGGCGCCACCGTGCACATCAAGGGCGAGTATGCCTTCGGCTGGCTGCGTACCGAAATCGGTGTGCACCGCCTGGTGCGCAAGAGCCCGTTCGACTCCGGTGCCCGTCGCCACACCTCGTTCTCGGCGGTATTCGTGTCGCCCGAAATCGACGACAAGGTCGAGATCGAGATCAACCCGTCCGACCTGCGCATCGACACCTACCGTTCCTCCGGTGCCGGTGGTCAGCACGTGAACACCACCGACTCGGCCGTACGTATTACCCACGTGCCGACCAACACCGTGGTGGCCTGTCAGAACGAACGCTCCCAGCACGCCAACAAAGACACCGCCATGAAAATGCTGCGGGCCAAGTTGTACGAGCTGGAAATGCAGAAGCGCAATGCTGCTTCGCAGGCGCTGGAAGACAGCAAGTCGGACATCGGCTGGGGCCACCAGATCCGTTCCTACGTACTGGATGACTCGCGCATCAAAGACCTGCGCACAGGCGTAGAGCGCAGCGACTGCCAGAAAGTGCTGGACGGTGACCTGGACCAGTACCTGGAAGCAAGCCTCAAGCAAGGGCTGTAAGCCGCACTCCACTGCCGCGATACCTGGCTACCCGCCGGTATCGCGTGCCCTGCCCGAATAGGGCAACGAATACCTGATGGAAAGAATGACGACATGAGCGACCTCAAGACCGAATCGCAAGACCTGCAACAGGAAGAAAATGCCCTGATCGCCCTGCGCAAGGAAAAACTTGCCGCCGAGCGCGCCAAAGGCAACGCCTTCCCCAACGACTTCCGTCGCGACAGCTACTGCAACGACCTGCAGAAACAGTACGCGGACAAGACCAAGGAAGAGCTGGAAGCAGCCGCGATCCCGGTCAAGGTTGCCGGCCGTATCATGCTCAACCGTGGCTCGTTCATGGTGATCCAGGACATGACCGGTCGTATCCAGGTCTACGTCAACCGCAAGACCCTGCCAGAAGAAACCCTGGCCGCAGTCAAGACCTGGGACCTGGGCGACATCATCAGCGCCGAAGGCACACTGGCCCGTTCCGGCAAGGGCGACCTGTACGTCGAAATGACCAACGTGCGTCTGCTGACCAAGTCGCTGCGCCCGCTGCCCGACAAGCACCATGGCCTGACCGACACCGAGCAGCGCTACCGCCAGCGTTACGTCGATCTGATGGTCAACGAAGAAACCCGCCACACGTTCCGTGTGCGTTCGCAGGTGATCTCGCACATTCGCAAGTTCCTCATCGAGCGTGACTTCCTCGAAGTTGAAACGCCAATGCTGCAGACCATCCCGGGCGGCGCGGCGGCCAAGCCGTTCGAAACCCACCACAACGCCCTGGACATGGCCATGTTCCTGCGTATCGCGCCGGAGCTGTACCTCAAGCGCCTGGTGGTCGGTGGCTTTGAAAAGGTGTTCGAGATCAACCGCAACTTCCGTAACGAAGGTGTTTCGACGCGTCACAACCCTGAATTCACCATGCTCGAGTTCTACCAGGCCTACGCCGATTACCGCGACAACATGGACCTCACCGAGGAACTGTTCCGCGAGCTGGCACAGCTTGTACTGGGCTCTACCGACGTGCCGTACGGCGACAAGGTGTTCCACTTCGGCGAGCCGTTCGTGCGCCTGTCGGTGTTCGACTCGATCCTCAAGTACAACCCGGAACTGACCGCTGCCGACCTGCAGGACGTTGACCGCGCCCGCGACATCGCCAAGAAGGCCGGTGCCAAGGTGCTGGGCCACGAAGGCCTGGGCAAGCTGCAGGTGATGATTTTCGAAGAGCTGGTCGAGCACAAACTGGAGCAGCCGCACTTCATCACCGAGTACCCGTTCGAAGTGTCGCCGCTGGCCCGTCGTAACGACGACAACCCGGCTGTCACCGACCGCTTCGAGCTGTTCATCGGTGGCCGCGAAATCGCCAACGCCTACTCCGAGCTCAACGATGCCGAGGACCAGGCCGAGCGCTTCCTGGCCCAGGTGGCCGAGAAGGACGCCGGTGACGACGAAGCCATGCACTACGATGCCGACTTCGTGCGTGCGCTGGAATACGGCATGCCGCCGACCGCCGGTGAAGGCATCGGTATCGACCGGCTGGTGATGCTGTTGACCAACTCGCCGTCGATCCGCGACGTGATCCTGTTCCCGCACATGCGTCCACAGGCCTGAGTGAATTGAACAAGCCGCCTTTCGAGGCGGCTTTTTCTTGCCTGAAGCTTTATGTTGGCTGTACTGGCTCTATCGCCGGCAAGCCAGCGCCCACAGGTACTGCATAGGTCCTGACGATTGTGCGGGCCTGTGGGGGCTGGCGTGCCGGCGATGAGGCCAGCGCAGGCCGCAGATGACTTGAACCGTGAGGTATCCCCGTGACACCCGCCATGCCTGATCAAGGCGCCGCCGGCATCGCTACCGCCGTCGCCGAAAACGTGCAATACCAAGGTCGCAAGACTGCCCGCCAAGGCAGCGAACAGCGCCGCCAGCTGATCCTCGACGCCGCCATGCGCATCGTTGTGCGCGATGGGGTTCGCGGTGTGCGCCACCGTGCGGTGGCCGCCGAGGCCGCTGTGCCGCTGTCGGCCACCACCTACTACTTCAAGGACATCGAGGACCTGCTCACCGACACCTTCGCCCAATATGTCGAGCGCAGTGCCGCCTACATGG from Pseudomonas fortuita carries:
- the lysS gene encoding lysine--tRNA ligase → MSDLKTESQDLQQEENALIALRKEKLAAERAKGNAFPNDFRRDSYCNDLQKQYADKTKEELEAAAIPVKVAGRIMLNRGSFMVIQDMTGRIQVYVNRKTLPEETLAAVKTWDLGDIISAEGTLARSGKGDLYVEMTNVRLLTKSLRPLPDKHHGLTDTEQRYRQRYVDLMVNEETRHTFRVRSQVISHIRKFLIERDFLEVETPMLQTIPGGAAAKPFETHHNALDMAMFLRIAPELYLKRLVVGGFEKVFEINRNFRNEGVSTRHNPEFTMLEFYQAYADYRDNMDLTEELFRELAQLVLGSTDVPYGDKVFHFGEPFVRLSVFDSILKYNPELTAADLQDVDRARDIAKKAGAKVLGHEGLGKLQVMIFEELVEHKLEQPHFITEYPFEVSPLARRNDDNPAVTDRFELFIGGREIANAYSELNDAEDQAERFLAQVAEKDAGDDEAMHYDADFVRALEYGMPPTAGEGIGIDRLVMLLTNSPSIRDVILFPHMRPQA
- the wspR gene encoding Wsp signal transduction system regulator diguanylate cyclase WspR (signal transduction system involved in biofilm formation) translates to MNELPIEGFPTTNENSAMVLLVDDQAMIGEAVRRGLANEDNIDFHFCADPHQAVLQAMRIKPTVILQDLIMPGLDGLTLVREYRNNPATQDIPIIVLSTKEDPLVKSAAFAAGANDYLVKLPDTIELVARIRYHSRSYLTLLQRDEAYRALRVSQQQLLDSNLMLQRLMNSDGLTGLSNRRHFDEYLELEWRRAMREQQQLSLLMIDVDYFKAYNDSFGHLAGDEALRQVAEAIRGSCSRPTDLPARYGGEEFALVLPNTSPGGARLVAEKLRQTVLALGIPHTAPAADARLTVSIGLATQTPAVGSHCRLLISAADKGLYQAKNSGRNQVGIA
- a CDS encoding methyl-accepting chemotaxis protein, with the translated sequence MKNWTLRQRILASFAVIIAIMLLMIVAAYSRLVAIETAEQAVGTDSIPGVYYSSMIRSAWVDSYVTSQQLVGLSNHREITSADMELFKSFEDRLKQHMASYQATIQDKDDQTRFESFVQLEENYLRIVNQVLDAYRQHNYAEAERLIMEVLTPAWVEGRKHLNEVIEFNRASAASATSEIVSAVSTAKGSMVVSLLLAIVAAAICGLLLMRAITAPMQRIVHALDRLRSGDLSMRLSLDRKDEFGAIESGFNEMAEALANLVAQAQRSSVQVTTSVTEIAATSKQQQATATETAATTTEIGATSREIAATSRDLVRTMTEVTSAADQASSLAGSGQQGLARMEETMHQVMGAADLVNAKLGILNEKASNITQMVVTIVKVADQTNLLSLNAAIEAEKAGEYGRGFAVVATEVRRLADQTAVATYDIEQMVREIQSAVSAGVMGMDKFSEEVRRGMFEVQQVGEQLSQIIHQVQALAPRVLMVNEGMQAQATGAEQINQALAQLSDASTQTVESLRQASFAIDELSQVAAGLRGGVSRFKV
- the prfB gene encoding peptide chain release factor 2 (programmed frameshift), with the translated sequence MEIQPILNTIKDLTERSQSIRGYLDYDHKHDRLIEVNRELEDPNVWNKPEYAQALGRERAMLAQVVETLDKLSNGLSDCKDLLDMAVEEEDESAVSDVETELQGLEESLAQLEFRRMFSGEMDMNNAYLDIQAGSGGTEAQDWANILLRMYLRWADKRGFDATIIELSEGEVAGIKGATVHIKGEYAFGWLRTEIGVHRLVRKSPFDSGARRHTSFSAVFVSPEIDDKVEIEINPSDLRIDTYRSSGAGGQHVNTTDSAVRITHVPTNTVVACQNERSQHANKDTAMKMLRAKLYELEMQKRNAASQALEDSKSDIGWGHQIRSYVLDDSRIKDLRTGVERSDCQKVLDGDLDQYLEASLKQGL
- a CDS encoding hybrid sensor histidine kinase/response regulator, which translates into the protein MTPEQMRDASLLELFSLEAEAQTQVLSAGLMALERNPTQADQLEACMRAAHSLKGAARIVGVDAGVSVAHVMEDCLVAAQEGRLRLTAEHIDTLLQGTDLLMRIATPGDAAAQATLPVFLAQMASLLDPGAAMPAPPLAAPVVPEPPLASLPSAPPVLPAEPPEPEAEPEPILQRKAGKRAGEGAERVLRVTADRLNSLLDLSSKSLVETQRLKPYLATLQRLKRMHGQGMQALDGLRLQLEDSGQSSEVLEALAQTQRLLAETQQILQQQAADLDEFGWQASQRAQLLYDTALACRMRPFADVLTGQSRMVRDLGRSLGKPVRLVVEGEKTQVDRDVLEKLEAPLTHLLRNAVDHGIELPQRRLLAGKPDEGVIRLRASHQAGMLSLELIDDGAGIDLERLRSSIVERALSPADTVARMSEAELLTFLFLPGFSLRDTVTEVSGRGVGLDAVQHMIRELRGSIELTQVAGQGCRFHLQVPLTLSVVRSLVVEVGGEAYAFPLAHIERTLEVTAEQIVQIEGRQHFWHEGRHIGLVAASQLLNRPAGQSDEASLRVVVIREREQLYGVAVERLVGERVLVVMPLDPRLGKVQDISSGALLDDGSVVLIVDVEDLLRSVEKLLSTGSLERVERGSSGARGVVRKRILVVDDSLTVRELQRKLLGNRGYDVAVAVDGMDGWNALRGEDFDLLITDIDMPRMDGIELVTLVRRDQRLQSLPVMVVSYKDREEDRRRGLDAGADYYLAKASFHDDALLDAVVELIGGAQG
- a CDS encoding chemotaxis protein CheW, which translates into the protein MNDLQPRAAPVHNVKGELYLQFRLREQRFALSVHEVIEVLPRQPLKPIAQAPAWVAGILAHRGQLVPVIDLAALSFGQPAAQRTSTRLVLVHYRGSLQLGLILEQATETLRCQPDEFQPYGVDTGEAPYLGPVRQDALGLLQRIEVNDLLTDAVHQLLYTQDPTGMLT
- a CDS encoding CheR family methyltransferase; the protein is MNEQRFFRFLRERIGLDVESVGAPMVERALRQRCVAVGAADLEDYWLRLQQSTDEQQALIEAVIVPETWFFRYPESFTALGSLAHKRQAQLAGARPLRLLSLPCSTGEEPYSLAMALLDAGMAPGAFIIDGMDISPNSVAKAGQAVYGRNAFRGSELGFRERYFDALDEGHRLHERVRQQVSLQVGNVLDPALASRDGLYDFVFCRNLLIYFDVPTQQRVFEVLKRLLHPQGVLFIGPAEGSLLARLGMRPLGIAQSFAYVRQQGNSTPLPATPAQPARRTLATLPASGYPPPGVPMRRPLRVLPAVTRPAPAREHKPEAASELLASIARLANAGASEQAREECQRYLKQYPPSAQVYYWLGLLSDTEGDAQQALTHYRKALYLEPQHPEALVHLAALLAAQGDLAGARRLQDRAVRAGREPER
- the wspF gene encoding Wsp signal transduction system protein-glutamate methylesterase WspF (signal transduction system involved in biofilm formation), with the protein product MKIAIVNDMPMAVEALRRAVALEPAHQVVWVASNGAEAVQRCAEQLPDLILMDLIMPVMDGVEATRRIMAETPCAIVIVTVDRKQNVHRVFEAMGHGALDVVDTPALGAGDAREAAAPLLRKILNIGWLVGQQRSPAAKPVAAPVREASQRRGLVAIGSSAGGPAALEVLLKGLPAAFPAAIVLVQHVDQVFAAGMAEWLSSAAGLPVRLAREGEPPQPGQVLLAGTNHHIRLLQNGQLAYTAEPVNEIYRPSIDVFFESVARYWNGDAVGVLLTGMGRDGAQGLKLMRQQGFLTIAQDQASSAVYGMPKAAAAIDAAVEIRPLERIAGRLMDFFAK
- a CDS encoding chemotaxis protein CheW, which codes for MNTESALQLLAEDDAHIDDCWNRIGVHGDKQCPLLERHVHCRNCEVYAAAATRLLDRYALMPDHQAAAVQQVEENTGRSMLLFRLGEEWLALATASLAEIAPLQAVHSLPHQRSRLLQGVANVRGALVPCLSLADLLGVQAGTAEQRSGRAMPRMLILAAAGGPVVMAVEEIDGIHRLDPLLLGSGQDASRFTAAVLQWRGRSVRVLDDQHLLSAVQRSLS